The following proteins are co-located in the Nitrospirota bacterium genome:
- a CDS encoding LysR family transcriptional regulator — protein sequence MWIEGKNGTFLGYGRVILLERIKEYGSISEAAKSMDMSYRHAWELVDSINKQARKPLIETATGGKGGGGAMLTAAGDRAVSVFRELHARFKSFLEKEVLKVKI from the coding sequence ATATGGATCGAGGGAAAGAACGGAACATTTCTGGGATATGGCAGAGTTATCCTGCTTGAGAGGATTAAAGAATATGGCTCCATATCAGAGGCGGCAAAATCAATGGATATGTCTTACAGGCATGCATGGGAACTAGTTGATTCCATTAACAAGCAGGCAAGGAAGCCTCTTATTGAGACAGCCACCGGGGGCAAAGGAGGTGGAGGTGCGATGCTGACTGCTGCAGGTGATAGAGCTGTATCGGTATTCCGGGAACTGCATGCCAGATTCAAGAGCTTTTTAGAAAAAGAGGTGTTAAAAGTAAAGATATAA